From Rutidosis leptorrhynchoides isolate AG116_Rl617_1_P2 chromosome 3, CSIRO_AGI_Rlap_v1, whole genome shotgun sequence, a single genomic window includes:
- the LOC139899994 gene encoding UDP-glycosyltransferase 92A1-like, protein MMQLAKALDKSNKFFIWAIRPPFGFDINAESKVEEWLPENFKKNTEEENRMLSHESVGGFMSHCGWKSILESLSCGVPLLGWPMAAEQFYNAKMMVEIVKVCVEVARGTNFEVMSDDLRVKIEEVMSEDGKGKEMRKKAFEIKKMIEDATRNDEHGSKGSSLKAMEDFLQAPLLMKKINNLHKLQTN, encoded by the coding sequence ATGATGCAATTGGCAAAAGCATTAGATAAAAGCAATAAATTTTTCATCTGGGCAATTCGGCCTCCGTTCGGATTCGACATAAACGCTGAATCCAAAGTAGAAGAATGGCTGCCCGAAAATTTCAAGAAAAACACAGAGGAAGAAAACAGGATGCTGTCACATGAATCTGTAGGTGGATTTATGAGTCACTGTGGTTGGAAGTCGATATTGGAATCGCTTAGTTGTGGCGTGCCGTTGTTAGGGTGGCCGATGGCGGCCGAACAGTTTTACAATGCGAAAATGATGGTGGAGATTGTAAAAGTTTGTGTAGAGGTGGCTAGAGGGACTAATTTTGAAGTTATGAGTGATGATTTGAGGGTGAAGATTGAAGAAGTAATGAGTGAAGATGGAAAAGGGAAAGAAATGAGAAAGAAAGCATTTGAAATCAAGAAAATGATTGAAGATGCAACAAGAAATGATGAACATGGTTCTAAAGGTTCTTCTTTGAAAGCTATGGAAGATTTCCTTCAAGCTCCATTGTTAATGAAGAAGATAAACAACCTTCACAAGTTACAAACCAATTGA